The proteins below come from a single Gossypium raimondii isolate GPD5lz chromosome 2, ASM2569854v1, whole genome shotgun sequence genomic window:
- the LOC128039254 gene encoding protein GAMETE CELL DEFECTIVE 1, mitochondrial-like → MMYSFNWIAKSITKPVMYTIHSKFGKPHLNLTTLFKTLSTKPPQNGKDDSWNDAWETAWLPDDISPKNRAPWEADVNFPSNEESAKMALSSDIDAETKAFVEDMNENWNERRKSPKQKQKEEAEKEGKGEGGGLYSLENIKKDYRLKKQRIHAGLWMKEIDKLEEAKLGDSADDIDRLLDSCSEIFDSTNADLENSRVPSSSELKTKPDGWETTSKAPDGNVWEMSQREEDILLQEFDRRIAYCKFQIASFIKTHIFSRRRPIDGWKYMIEEIGPNARKGKGSVSRLPSLSDASTQPFKEEKLQLKP, encoded by the exons ATGATGTACTCCTTTAATTGGATTGCCAAATCCATCACAAAGCCAGTGATGTACACAATTCACTCAAAATTTGGTAAACCCCACTTGAATCTGACTACCCTTTTCAAAACTCTCTCCACTAAACCTCCTCAAAATGGCAAAGATGACTCTTGGAACGATGCCTGGGAAACAGCTTGGCTCCCTGATGACATTTCTCCCAAGAACAGAGCTCCTTGGGAAGCTGATGTTAACTTCCCTTCTAATGAAGAATCAGCAAAAATGGCGCTTTCATCGGACATAGATGCTGAAACCAAGGCATTTGTCGAAGACATGAATGAGAATTGGAATGAGAGACGAAAGTCACCTAAGCAGAAGCAGAAAGAGGAAGCAGAAAAGGAGGGGAAAGGAGAGGGTGGTGGATTGTATAGTTTGGAGAACATAAAGAAAGATTATAGGTTGAAGAAGCAGAGAATCCATGCTGGGTTGTGGATGAAGGAGATTGACAAATTGGAAGAAGCTAAATTGGGAGATTCTGCGGATGATATTGATAGATTGCTTGATAGCTGCTCTGA GATTTTTGACTCTACCAATGCTGACTTGGAGAATTCAAGAGTTCCAAGCTCTTCTGAGTTAAAAACTAAGCCTGATGGTTGGGAAACAACATCAAAAGCTCCTGATGGAAACGTGTGGGAGATGTCACAGAGGGAAGAAGATATTCTCCTCCAAGAATTTGATCGCCGAATTGCTTACTGTAAATTCCag ATAGCTAGTTTTATTAAGACTCACATATTTAGCCGGAGGAGACCTATTGATGGGTGGAAATACATGATAGAGGAGATAGGGCCTAATGCAAGGAAAGGCAAGGGCAGTGTTTCAAGGTTACCGAGTTTGTCTGATGCATCGACGCAACCATTTAAGGAGGAGAAGTTACAATTGAAACCTTGA